One window of Elaeis guineensis isolate ETL-2024a chromosome 11, EG11, whole genome shotgun sequence genomic DNA carries:
- the LOC105053973 gene encoding uncharacterized protein yields the protein MVKAIRIHELGGPEVLKWEDVEIGEPKEGEIRVKNKAIGVNFIDVYFRKGVYQAEMPFTPGMEAVGVVTAVGPGVTGIKVGDIVGYAGNPAGSYAEEQILPASVAVPVPPSVDYKVAASLLLKGMTAYVLLRRCFKVEAGHTVLVLAAAGGVGSLLCQWAKALGATVIGTVSSEEKAAQATEDGCHHVIIYTKEDFVAKVNEITSGKGVNVVYDSVGRDTFQGSVACLMSRGYMVSFGQSSGRPDPIPLSDLAPKSLFLTRPSLLHYTTTREELLEAAGEVFANVASGVLRVRINHTYPLADAARVHADLEARKTSGSIVLIPDS from the exons ATGGTGAAGGCGATCCGAATCCACGAGCTCGGCGGCCCCGAG GTGTTGAAATGGGAGGATGTGGAGATTGGGGAACCCAAGGAGGGGGAGATCCGGGTGAAGAACAAAGCGATTGGCGTCAACTTCATCGATGTGTATTTTCGTAAAGGAGTATACCAAGCAGAGATGCCGTTCACTCCCG GAATGGAAGCTGTGGGAGTGGTAACTGCCGTAGGCCCCGGGGTCACTGGCATAAAAGTAGGGGATATTGTTGGTTATGCGGGCAATCCAGCGGGTTCTTATGCTGAAGAGCAAATTCTTCCAGCAAGCGTTGCAGTTCCTGTTCCACCTTCAGTTGATTATAAAGTAGCAGCATCCCTTCTGCTGAAGGGCATGACTGCTTATGTTCTACTTCGGCGATGCTTCAAG GTGGAAGCAGGGCACACTGTTCTTGTTCTTGCTGCAGCTGGTGGTGTTGGCTCTCTACTTTGTCAGTGGGCAAAGGCCCTAGGTGCCACGGTCATTGGAACTGTTTCAAGTGAAGAGAAAGCAGCTCAAGCTACTGAGGATGGATGCCACCATGTCATAATTTACACAAAGGAGGACTTTGTAGCCAAAGTCAATGAGATAACATCTGGCAAAGGAGTTAATGTTGTCTATGATTCTGTTGGAAGGGATACATTCCAG GGATCCGTGGCATGCTTGATGTCCCGAGGGTACATGGTCAGCTTTGGGCAGTCATCAGGAAGACCAGACCCAATCCCACTAAGTGACCTCGCTCCGAAATCTTTGTTCCTCACCAGGCCTAGTCTCTTGCATTACACTACCACCCGCGAGGAGCTTCTGGAAGCTGCTGGGGAAGTCTTTGCTAATGTTGCATCTGGTGTGCTGCGGGTTCGCATCAACCACACCTACCCACTGGCTGATGCAGCACGTGTCCATGCGGACCTTGAAGCAAGGAAGACTTCTGGTTCCATAGTTCTCATACCTGATAGCTAG